GGTGCTATTCAGATTTACATTACACTTCCTGACAAATCACTCATACACTTCACGATGTCTCATAGTAGGGTGCTTCCTAAGTTTTAGAACAAGTTTGCTCAGTGTCCACTATAGGGTGGCTGCCCTGTTTTTTCGCCTTCTAAGACAGATATGGTTGTCAACTAGGGTTTTAATCTGCCAGGACCCGTCTTGCTTACTACGTGCACAATATACTACCCAAGGACAGCCATCAGCCTTACACACAGCCCTAACCCGAACCTTGTCATTCTTTGTAAACAATATGTTTCTACCCAACTGGATTGTGTAATCCCTAGTTGCTTGCATAAAATGTTCCTTTGATTTGAATATCATACTAACCTCAAATTAGAGGTCTCCAAACTTTGCCTTGTCATTATACTGAGGATAGACAGTTGGTGATTCCTCATCAGAGTCCAATTCCTGGCCTGAGTCCTCTGAATGCCATGAGTTGAGATCCGAATGACCATCATCAACATCATTATCTTCTAGGTCTGCCAAATCAAAACGATAATGTAATTAGTCATTTTACCAAAATGAAATCACCAGCACATATCAATTGAGTTAGTCAAATAACTGAAtcacagtcatcctcatcctcagaAGCTTCATAGCTCGAATCGTCAGtctctatttctttttctattaatATGGTTTTACCAGGCTTGTGCTTCTCTTTTACCTCACTTTTTTTGTTCACCCTTGTAGAGTTCATACCATCATCACTGTCACTGCTATATTCATCATCTCCTAGTACCTTTGGAGGTTTGTAAAGACTGTCCTCAGCACTCTCATAAGAGTCATGAGAGTCACtgtcttcttcaacctctaatgTCTTCACATGCCTTCCAGCTCTTGTGGTGGTAGTGACCTTGGTCTTTCCTTTGATCTGAGGTGGAGCAGCGGTAGACTTGGTAGGCTGACTATAGGGTTTTTTGGGCTGTGATGGAGTCTCAACAGGGTGATGTCACTTTTTGATGGGCTGAGATAATGGTCTAGTGGGCTTAGATGATGGTCCAGTAGACTTAGATGATGGTCCAATGGGCTCCTTAGTAGGCTGAATGGGTTGCTTAGTGGGTTGGGTATACAATTTAGTGGGCTGACTTTGTTCCTTTGTGGGTTGGGTAGGCAATTTAGTGGACCGAGAAGGAAACTTTGAGGGCTGAGAGGATAATTTGCTACCATCAGCTGAGGCCTTCGTGGATTCAGAGCATGCTTTTGGGTGGGATGGTAACTTGGTGGGTTGAGACTAATGTTTCTTGATTTGGGTTGGCTTAATTTTTTGCACATCTTCTTCCTGCTCATCAACCACAAATGGCTCTAAAACACCATGCTCGAAATACAGGTTGATCAAATTAAAGTTCCTCCTGTAATCCTTGACCATTGCAATCAAATCATGATTTGTGGCCAGCCTCCTCAGCCTATATTCAAGGGGAACTCCTGGAGATTTCCACCAACATTCCCTAGCCTCAGTATATCCCAGTTCCTTATAGTAACCCTTTACAAAGAACACATCAAGTGTGTCACCTTCAACTCCCATTAACACCTCTGTGTGATCCGGTTCATAGTACAGATTTTCACCCTCATCCTTTTTAAActtcccaccatggtaaaatacAAACGTCATAGAAGGACCCTCCATCTACAaaagcaaaaatcaaataaatttagTCAACAACAAAATATGAAACAACTTCAGCCTAACAACTGCATGTAAACACAGCAAacaacataatcataatcatcgCAAACCCTTGATTAAGACCAAACACCAGAGTAACCCACAGCATAATAACAAAGAAACCCCTAACAGCAATCGCTTACAGAACATGTTCTTTCTAATCCGAACTCTAGTCTCACTAAATGGTTCTTAGAACTATGTCAACATAAACCAACGCACACCAACATTGCAAAATCAACAAAAActgtcaaaaaaattaaatcttaccCTATGGCAGTTACTGTTCCTTCCTCCAACAATGTAAGTTCTCCGCGAGCTCCTCCAACTTTCCAATGTAGTAGCGCCAACTCCTCCACAAGTGTCGATACGCACAGAAACCGTCAAGTACACAGTGAGGTTCTGATCAAAGGCAAGTGTCTTAGGGCAGAGAGTCCCAGAGTAGAGAGAAGACGAGGGGTTTTGGAGCGAAAGTTGAAGAGGGTTGTTATGAGAGGAGGTGATGGAAGAACATTTGAATATCTCACTTTGGACCATAAATGACGTCGTTCCATTGATTTGGGGGTGGAGGATTGACACTACGTCGTTTTGGTTTGTGCCACGCTGGCATTTAATGTTCCAGTTCAGTAAACGTTAGACACCTCAGCAAGTGAGATGACGGAAGAACGAACTCGATCAACGTGAGTAACTTTCGGGAAtgcttttgattaattttatcttttgaggACGAAAATGGAGATCAaagtatctttcagggacgattttgactattaactcaaaGTATGTCATATTAGTTTCTCAATCTTTTTTCATGAAGTGACTcatgttaaaaattaataaaatatatttttatctatcttaaaaatataattgatgTAATTGAAGTTTTAAAGATTATTTTATTGCACAccactaatttcaaaaaatactCTAAAGCTTAACTTTATATAatcgttaaaaaaatatttgttgagacaaaaatgaatataaatattaaacTATAGCTAGCATATAGTGGGTTGTTGTCGACAATTACAGACACTAACAAGAATCTAAGCAAATGAATGTACCTTGGAAAACATCACCCTCCTTGGTAAATTCTCTGTCTCCACTCTCCAACCAatgtttttttttgtcattttttggcCCTATGTAACTATAACCCCTGCTTGTTAGTCAGAACATGGTCTTGGGCCTCAGACCCCAAAAGAAAAGAGCAGTTATGGGTTCCACTCGCTCAGATGGCTCTGCCAATGGCAAAGAACGCCTACGCTGGACACACGAACTCCATGATCGCTTTGTGCACGCTGTAAATAGGCTTGGGGGCCCTGATAGTAAGTCACTTTCATCATTCATTCATATCTTCACATGGTTGAACTAACTGCCTAATttggtaattatttttttatttacaataattATTAACACTAAATAACACCTTTAGCAATGGCCTAGTGGTAAAAACAACACTAGATCCATTAAAATTTGAGACCAATTTGAATCTTTACTCCTTACATGGTTTAACGAGTTTGGCCCAAACTAGCATATTGATTTGATACTAATTTAACGGGTTTTTACTAGGTTTAAACAATGTTGACAGAACAAATTGCACATTCATTGCGATCGATGAACTAGACTAGTTAGTTTATCTATTTTTTCACTTGAATCAATCAATCCAATCCAATTTGGATTTAATAACTTTTTTTCAATGACAATAATCTTAGATGTACAGAATACAAGATAAAAAGTACAACATgatagtttttttattttcttttttgttttattggaTCATGGAAACTAATcacttaattaattttgatttatacaTTTTCCCAATGTTTAATCATTTAGACGCAAGAAAATATCCATGAAGTATTACTTAGTTGGAATTAGTTATAGCTGGTAGCAATAGCGAGGATATAAATTAGAGTGTAGTTTATGATTACATGAAGTTGTAGAAAGAATTAGGGATTGATCTGCAATGGTTGGTGTATTAGGGGCAACACCAAAGGGTATATTGAAGGGGATGAAGGCCATGGGTGTTTCTGATCTCAGCATTTATCATGTCAAAAGTCACTTGCAGGTTCTTATCTCTCACAACACTTCTTTCAACTAATCACTTGTTTTTAATTTGGAAAAGCCTTAAATGAGAAATGACTTTTGGACCCTTCAACTTTAGAACATGTATTTAATGATAATACCTATAAATTTGAGTGTATGTATGTGCgccatttttaacataaaaaaatttatttaatatatttttactattcaattttgttcattgtgtatATAAACATCTCAATTTCAGGtgcataaataattaaatatcctaaTTCAACTATTTATATGTGCACACGTACCTAATCTAGAtggattttcatttttattttttatttttatattttcttaacaATGCATAAGTTTTTACTTTTGACTATGTGATTGGATCTTTCCATGTTGAAAAATGTGAGGAATGTGAATATATATGTAAACCAAACTAACAAAGATTCcattatattattcaaaaatgttatttatacactaaaatcagtcactaatatatttatatataaatatatgtatggtttaatttattttcaatatatatttatattctaacatatattttatattgatggctgactttggtggttaattttagtgtacacgtaacatAATACAAAGTTATTATATGATCTTATAGGTTAGAAATTACGAGACAAAACCATGCACACATTTATAAGAAGtatttcaaaaaaacaaaaaaattatataccagTTGGGTTATAAACACTAACTAAACTTTGGTTTGAATATGTTCAGAAATACCGGATCTCCAAATTGATTCCAGAGTCTACCTCAAGTAAGATTCTAAATAAAAATTCATGATATATATCGTAAATTAAGTTGAACTTATGAATTAAATCTCCCTGATCACTTAACTTTTGATTGTGAAGAAGGAAAGCCTGAGAAGAGAAGCATATCAAATACACTGCCAAATTTCAGTTCTACATGGTGAGTTAATAAGTGCTATTCAATTttctcttctttcccttttttgtAACCCTCAAGACATAGTAGTCATAGTGTTACATACTATTTTGGTGTTATGTAAACAGTGCTCTTCAGCTGAAGGAAATTCTTCAAATTCAGAGGGAGGTGCGAAACCGCTTGAGTGATCAAGCAGAGGTACTTTTTTACACCCTTAAAACCTTCTAAATAACAACtccttaaaatagttaaaaataagcTATATTAGGTgatattatcttttttatttttttaagagtatCTGATAATATGCTTTATATAATTAATAGTTCACAACTTTGAAGCATAGTTCAATTAAAACGACTCATTTGTCGTCAAATTTAAAAGGTttaattaattcttataatttcacaaaatttataattaaatctttattttttttcttttaattagattcttacattatttttaattttgtaattaagtctttGTCAATGTAAAACATGTTAGAATTaacgaaatattttttataaattgaaaCTATTTACAATTAAGAACCTAATTAGATCTTTGATCACatattatttgtgaaaaatattctgttaatctTAACGCTTTTGACACAAAATGATCTAATTACAGAATTAAAAGTATTGTagagactcaattgaaaaaaaaaaaaagagtatagaTACCTATTtataaatttggtaaaattacagataccaataaaataattaaactaatttaattttaaaataaacagaaatgtCAAGAGAGTGAAGAAAAATCTAATAAGTTGAGGTGTGAGTGAGATATAAATTGGTAATCATGTAACAGCAAGTCTAAACTGCATCCAAAATTAAATTACTTGGAAGTGTATTTAAGTAAGGTTGCATGTTTTGTGTAAGGAAATGTTTTGTTTTGTAATAAGTCTAGAGTATGCATTTTTTGGTGTTCTTTGTTGTCTGTtgcttgttgttttgttgttggtggtggtggttgtttttATTTCTTGGTATGCTTGTCTTGTTGTTTTTGAGCCTCTGTAACTTCTTTAAAATACTTTAACCAAATAAGTATTTtgagaattaatatattttacacatttattaaaaaaaaacagcCCTGAGATGCTTCTTCTCATTCTCATTTTCTTGTGTGGTGAATAATTTTTGTAGATATCACTCCTAcataaattttgttaataataataataataataataataataataataatatagtaatgtTATATAATCAgtaaatattatctttttttgtTAGCAATAATTTATAACTATATTTATAGGAATTttacacacaaaaaatatatagtttgtatttatatttaccaTAATTTATACACATAGATCAATACATTTTTgcatctatattttttaaaatttgtatacataaattagtaaaatttatttattaaaaataatttaatactaaaaattactagccttaaaagTTTCAATCCAAAGCAATGAGATATTGTAAGCACATCCATTTTTCTCTATTTGACAAATTAAAATTTCTTTCAAATTGGTCGGAAGGTTCAGAGAAGGTTGAAGCAAAAAATTGAAGCACAAGAGAAATACCTTGATAGAATTGGACAAAGCCATGAAAGCAGAACAACAATCACTAGAAAATCTTCCAAGCCATCATCATTTTGtgctacaaataataataataataaacatctcccttctctctctgaGGAATCAGAATCTATTATTGAGACACACCCtgaagaagtagtagaagaagaggaagagcatCAATCATGTTCCAAAAGACAAAGGGTAGTAATAGATGAACATGTTTTTCCATCAAGCTTTGAACTTGAACTAGAAtcatccaccaccacagaattcATTGATCAATCATGGAATCTTTCATGGAGTCAACTTGCAGCTGCATGTGAATCACCTTTGATGCCAGGATTCTTATTATAATAACAAGTTCTGTATAACTAAAAATAAGTGTTTCCAAATAAAAATGATAGATGATGATATAGTATATAGTGTTTGCATTATCTTATCTTTCGGACCTTCAAAGCATTTTCATGGGAACATTTTTATATCATGGAGGACTAAGAAAGGAAGATATTTATATATCCttagaaataaaagagaatattTTATGATATCTCTATTATACTCAGCATATTAAAGGGTATCTCTTAAGATTAGTAGTGTGATATGTATATCTGCTGTTTTTATGATCGTTTCCTTATTTGTTTAGACTTTAGATTAGAGTTTTACTATATGTTGTGATTAATATATAGAGTTGAGTGTTCTTTTCTTGTAAGACATTCTCAATAGCATAGATATATTTCAATATATGTTTGTATTATTATTTCATTGttgttctcttttctcttttctattttcttttcttaaatagttaaattaaatttcattgaGGGCGTGTGGTGGCtgaaatatataaataaacatTCCTATTCACCATGAAAATAAATATGGATTATGTGCGAGAAATTGATATACTCATAGAATACACAAAAGGATATTAAATCTAGGATAATTGATCAATATCTAAAACATATTATtacggtaaattttagaaggttaaatttaatagtgtttgtataattttttggAGTGTTTTAAAATGTTTTAGATCATTTCAGAACGTTCTAGAATAATCTAGAAAGTTCGGGTATACTCTAAAAAGTTCTAAAAGACTCTGAAATGTCATAGAATATTCTAGAAGAATGTGGATATATATAGATGTATATAAAAGTATGAAGAATAGTATAGAataatctagaagtatttagagaaatgtggtaggatagatatttgcaGTGAATGTTTTGGATGATCAATttggaccgttgattagatttaatcctaaccatccattgaagaggtggatggctataaatagggtgAGAGTTAGAATTTGAGTGTGTGAGTCATTTGTAACAATCACTTAgataataaagtgttctttccactAAAACTTCCTTTCTCTTGTATACTCTTGTGtccttagctttcttgctaagtattgagagTTAGGTTGACTTGGTCTtaactcaagaggttgagtaagttcgAGTGCCAGTACGATAgtgttggagtgtgtccaagacTGTGGCAGTTTGATGGAGTTGGCTAGAGAAAGTAAGTCCAAAAGATTTTAGCTAGAAGATGACCTTCTCTACACCAAAGGGAGAAGACTATACGTCCCTAAgtgaaaaaatataagaaaaaaagttGGTGAGAGAATGCCATGACACCAAGTGGGCTGGTCACCAAGGTCAGCGAAGAACCTTG
The sequence above is drawn from the Arachis hypogaea cultivar Tifrunner chromosome 4, arahy.Tifrunner.gnm2.J5K5, whole genome shotgun sequence genome and encodes:
- the LOC112797034 gene encoding uncharacterized protein isoform X3 gives rise to the protein MNVPWKTSPSLNMVLGLRPQKKRAVMGSTRSDGSANGKERLRWTHELHDRFVHAVNRLGGPDRATPKGILKGMKAMGVSDLSIYHVKSHLQKYRISKLIPESTSKGKPEKRSISNTLPNFSSTCALQLKEILQIQREVRNRLSDQAERRLKQKIEAQEKYLDRIGQSHESRTTITRKSSKPSSFCATNNNNNKHLPSLSEESESIIETHPEEVVEEEEEHQSCSKRQRVVIDEHVFPSSFELELESSTTTEFIDQSWNLSWSQLAAACESPLMPGFLL
- the LOC112797034 gene encoding myb family transcription factor PHL7 isoform X1; this translates as MNVPWKTSPSLNMVLGLRPQKKRAVMGSTRSDGSANGKERLRWTHELHDRFVHAVNRLGGPDRATPKGILKGMKAMGVSDLSIYHVKSHLQKYRISKLIPESTSKGKPEKRSISNTLPNFSSTCALQLKEILQIQREVRNRLSDQAEVQRRLKQKIEAQEKYLDRIGQSHESRTTITRKSSKPSSFCATNNNNNKHLPSLSEESESIIETHPEEVVEEEEEHQSCSKRQRVVIDEHVFPSSFELELESSTTTEFIDQSWNLSWSQLAAACESPLMPGFLL
- the LOC112797034 gene encoding myb family transcription factor PHL7 isoform X2, which codes for MYLGKHHPPCQNMVLGLRPQKKRAVMGSTRSDGSANGKERLRWTHELHDRFVHAVNRLGGPDRATPKGILKGMKAMGVSDLSIYHVKSHLQKYRISKLIPESTSKGKPEKRSISNTLPNFSSTCALQLKEILQIQREVRNRLSDQAEVQRRLKQKIEAQEKYLDRIGQSHESRTTITRKSSKPSSFCATNNNNNKHLPSLSEESESIIETHPEEVVEEEEEHQSCSKRQRVVIDEHVFPSSFELELESSTTTEFIDQSWNLSWSQLAAACESPLMPGFLL